The following is a genomic window from Myxocyprinus asiaticus isolate MX2 ecotype Aquarium Trade chromosome 38, UBuf_Myxa_2, whole genome shotgun sequence.
ttacagggacaatccccccggagcaacctggagttaagtgcctcactcaaggacacaatggtgatggctgtggggatagaaccagcaaccttctgattaccatttatgtgcttttagctcaattagcataattaattccatgttaaaatacaattatccattataaattctgaatctatgtactgattaccattgtcccatgtctgtcaaacatgttgagtggttcaaacatcatctgcagcctgaaactgaacttctcgttggattttaggagtgaatgcacttggattcataggaaagctataggatgctcccttgctccctatttagtgaatgacttaatctccagtgtgctgtctgtctgcactggtctcagaacagtttgaaatgtgctttattttcatcctaactccatataaagcctctgaaagcaacattttcagcttttggatgagcccattgattctcagtgtgataacaCACAGTAAGGTTTAtttaggatttctaatgaaaacttagtgctattgtacacattagtgtacactgtgtttaacagcgtgacgtttcgcgataaattgctacaatttttaaaatggcatttgggatgaaactagagactctaatattttaactcaaacaggtttcaatgtgaaaacttaattaggtttcttaccagatgtagttttgttggcgtttctcccaaagacaaactctgctgtgatcggcgccaagttgttttgtcacatgactctgtgcgtcAAAATttgaaccctttactgacagcccagaatgtcctgaactgagatctgtcagtttaaataaaattatgcattgcgaagccaaaatacaacattcacGCATGTGGAAATGGGGTCACACGAAGAAAGGGTTTACCAGcgttgcatcgtcatggcaacgaagttgtaatattggatttaacttttcactgataaggttagtaaacgattttatcacactaaaatcatgctaacaggTATAATgttcacatcttgtggctatagttttgaaagaacacgcattttaatgtttatggactggccccattcacttccgttgtaagtgtctCAATGTAACTGCAATTTTGAAATAAACGAGGTACAAGTCAAAagtatcaatattatgccacgaatgctgtcgaaTGAGTTTAACTTATTTTGAACCCGAAACACATCCTTTAATCTGAATAGGTCTATTGAACTAATTTGTTCTTTTTCTGTTCTCTGTAGATTAAAGGCCGGACCATACGCGTGGACCATGTAGCAAATTATCGCCCACCTAAAGACACAGATGACATCGATGATATCACTGAACAACTGCGAAAAGAGGGCTGCGCTCCCAAAGTGCCCCCTCCCTCCTCTGAGTCAGAATCTGAGGAAGACTgtgctgtacttttgaaaaagccaaaaaaaGGTGAGAAGAGGTCAAATTAAATACACTCTGTATTAAGTTATCAAGGTTAAGACTGAATGGCTATGTTTTTGATCTTGTTATACTATAGATAAAaaggaaaagaagaaaaagaagaaaaaagagaagaaaaaggcATTAAAGGTAGAGAAACACCAGGCACGGACAGAGATGTCAACGTCTTTCCCAGTCAAAGTGAAGAAGGAGAAAAAGGATGAAGTGTATGAGAAGTATGCCATAAAAGGACCGGCAGAAAACAGAAGGGACAGACCTGGACAAGAGGCAAGAGGACATCCACAGTACAGAGAAGAGGAGCTGGAGAGATTCAGAGACAGACATAGAGATGATCGGAGAGTTGAGAGAGACAGGGATAAAGAAGGCGGCAGAAGGATAGACCAGAGCAGAGAGGAGAAAAGACAAGACAACACACAACAGCGATACAACAGGGACAAAGGAAGAGGGAGTGATAGAGAAAGAAATGGGGatggagggagagacagagaacgagagagagatagagaccgAGACAAAGGAAGGGAACGAGACAGACACAGAGATCGCAGTCGTGAAGGAGAACACAGGCGAAACTGAACATAGGGCAGTTTGTAcaaatttttcttatttttttgcatacaaATGGACTGTTTTATCAGAGGTGATTTAAGTGTACcttggaaaatgtaaataaatgtttagAATTTGTGTTTTACACTTTACGAACACCcgtttgacaaataaataaattttatttgaatttatatgGTACAAAAACCAAAGATGAGTAGTGTAGTCTTGATGAATAGTGACAACTAAAATTTGTTTTCCAAAATCAAGATGATGCTATCAAAGTACACCAACCATTACAGACTAGTATACCATAACTAGTAAAAGACATTAAGTTAAGGATGTGTTCAGTagaaattgtttttaattattttttttatttttttttttacattggacCAAACAGATTACCCATTTATACCTGCTCAACAGGAAAAAACAGCATCGCTAATATTTCAAATAATCTCTAGAGCCACATCAACATATTTAATAAACTAGCAAGAAAAGATGAAACAGAACTACACAGATATACTCTGAATAAATAAACACAGAGAATTAATAAGATATAAACACTGAGCTGAACATTAAGATGGAGAAAATTACCCCAAAAAATATGGGTGTGGTGATTAACAGCGTTTGGGAACCTAGCATCTGTTTCACTTAATTTATCTAGCATggtttataaagaaaaataccaATCTAACTTTTTCATGTTAAAAATAATTACTTCCAGTAGCAAAAAACAATAAGCAGTAAGCAAAAAAGTGACTGCCTAGGTAGTAAGGGCTTCACTTAAAGGTTTCTCTGAGATTGCAAAAAAAGTAAATCGCTCAAAAAACGTTCTGAAAGTAATAGGTTATATAGCCTTGAGTACCTGTGAGCTGACCAATTCATAACCAATGAAATATGAACAAACTGGCCAGCAGCACTAATGATGTGACTCCACTGGTTTTGTTCTGTCACAGACACTTAaaagaatagctcacccaaaaattaaaattctctcatcatttactcaccctcatgccatcccagatgtgtatgactttcttctactgaacacaatgatttttaaaagaagatttaagctctgttggtccatacattgcaagtgaatggtgtttagaagttttttttctataaattctcctccctgcccaaacaaaagaagaacgtgaaagtggagatttatattaaaaaggatttaaatattgatctgtttctcatccacacctatcatatctcttctgaatacatggattaaaccactgcagttgtactgattacatttatgctgcctttatgtgctttttggaccttcaaagttctggtcaccattcacttgcattgtttggccctacagagctgaaacattcttctaagaATCTCTGTTTCTgttcagaagaaataaagtcatacacatctgggatggcatgaaggtgagtaaatgatgagagaattttcatttttgagtgaactgtccctttaacatccAGATCAATACTGCAGGTTAAGGGTCAAATGTCTGTTTGCACTGAACTTTTTTACAGATATCTGACGTCCATTATTGCATTGCTCATTTGATAGACTACATAACTATCCGTTTTGAATAAACTATCAAAAATACAGATAAAAACATGTTCACATCAGTTCTTAATTGGACAGTA
Proteins encoded in this region:
- the LOC127429318 gene encoding RNA-binding motif protein, X-linked 2-like — encoded protein: MNPLTKVKLINELNEREAELGVKDNVSWHSVYKDSAWIFIGGFPYELTEGDIICVFSQYGEIANINLVRDKKTGKSKGFCFLCYEDQRSTILAVDNFNGIKIKGRTIRVDHVANYRPPKDTDDIDDITEQLRKEGCAPKVPPPSSESESEEDCAVLLKKPKKDKKEKKKKKKKEKKKALKVEKHQARTEMSTSFPVKVKKEKKDEVYEKYAIKGPAENRRDRPGQEARGHPQYREEELERFRDRHRDDRRVERDRDKEGGRRIDQSREEKRQDNTQQRYNRDKGRGSDRERNGDGGRDRERERDRDRDKGRERDRHRDRSREGEHRRN